The Sparus aurata chromosome 15, fSpaAur1.1, whole genome shotgun sequence genomic interval TAAAGGCTGACAGTCTCAGtgacttttcctttttaatttggtctcttttccttttttaaatttggcattacagtaactacaacaacacagtagTTGAAGACGACGAAGGCATTGTGAATTAAAGTTTGTGCTCACATCACATAATCACTGCCATGAAGTGTggcacatttctcttttatgtgATGAGTAATggatctgtttagctgtcagactgtgaacaccatctgACTGTCACACACCTGTTCCCCGTCTCTggcttttccattcacacagagataattgtcacacaggcagagagTTGGCATATTGGCACAAGATTCCTGCTTAAAAGGCAGTGTGAAAGGAGCTATAGACTGTTTGATCAGCAAaacatgtctctcctcccccaaCACTTAAATGAGTAAATGAGAAAAGACATTTCCTGGTGCCCAAGCCCACTTTAACCccatcaggacagagaacttaGTGGAGAGGCAGTACTGTCTGCTTGTGAAAGCACTGAGAGCAGGATCCAAGTAGCAAGCATCACTCCATGTTCACATGGTGACttagagaggaggaaggggatttctcactgcaaaacacacaggaaGTTAGCTACAAAGATTAGaacgcttacagcagctttaacatgtCTTGATGTTTTTCCAGTACTATATTCAGTTGGGTCAtggaaaatgactttttaactCTGCTTTATATTTTCAAATAGGAAAAACCTGTCTTTGCgttttatttgtatatattgtgatatatgTATTGTTGTTTCCCAGCCCCACAGACTGAACATTGTCTGTGTTATAACCACAGATCAAATTTCAATTCTATATTGTGTGTACTTAATACTCAAAGATTTAAAAAGCAAGACCTTTGAGCACTTCACATTTAGGAAAAATATACCGATggtaaatcaaatataattttaAATATGATATGGCAGCTCTGTCTTGTACAACACTATAACATGAATTTTGAATACTCTCAGCCCCACTGTAGCAGCTTCTCCACAGACCATAGTACAGTGATTGCTTCGGAAGGCAGGCAGCAGATCAGCCCTCCTGCAGAACCACGGCAAACTCAGGTCCCACAGTGGAATCCTATTCCTGTGAAACATCATGTTCCAGACAACAGGTATTCGTGTGTCTGTCTTGTTTTGTATAAGTCTAAGCTGGAACAGTTAGtcttatgtattttttgtgattGCTGTtgtttgaaacaaataaattgttGATTTTCAGTGACCAAGCTGGTGAGGAATTCTTGAGATGCATTGCAGCAAACAAACCTCTCCCAGACTATCTCAAAGGGAACATGGCATACAACCTGGCTGATGCATTTCAGTCAGCCAGTTTCCTGAAAGAAGCTGTCAAATTGGACCCTGAGTTCCGAAAGCATGTCATCAGGAGCAAAAGCCGTAGTCGAAGCCGAAGTCGCGGCAAAAGCCGGGGTAGATCCCGAGCTAAGAGCCGTGCACGAAGCAAAAGCAGAGTGCGGAGCCGAAGCAGAGGAAGGAGCAAAAGTCATGCTCGCTGTAAGAGCCGAGCAAGAAGCAAAAGCAGGACCCACAGTGTGGGTCGGAGCCAGAGCCGAAGCAAGAAGAGTCGATTACGGAGCAAAAGTCGAGTCAGGAGGTCTAAGACACGAAGTAGTAGTGGTGAAAAGAGTCATggcaaagacaaaacaagaaagagGAGCCccagctacagctacagcagcagtAATCATCTGACGGGGAATAGTCTGTTAGAAGGCCTGAAGCTGGTCATGAACAGCAAAGAACTGGAGGAGAGGTTGCCTACCCTCAAAGATGCCATCCTCACTATTCAGGTAGGCACATCATTCCCAACAAGAATTGTGGTTAGATAGTCATTTTTTTATTGCACCAAGATCATAAGATGGGTTCATaagaacattttttgttttaactatATGGAAAAGCCGCTTGCTGTCTACCAATACGTTACAAGATCATCTGTACGTCTACAagtgttttacatttattgCGCTAACCCAGCAGTACAAGAAGAGTAGCTTGTGGTCTACTTCGTGTATCTTCAAAACACGATGACTGCAGCTCGTAGGGGGTGGTATGATGACAGCACACCACAGATGGACAAACCGGTTAACTAGGTGATGGCATGCTGCCTTGACTATAAAGAAATGGTATACTATTTTTTTAACTGGTGAGTAAAGCTGAACCAGACGGTACAATAGAAACTCTGACCCATGCATAACAACTTTTATGAGACAGACACTGGCAAGATAGATGGTGAGGTAGTGAACTGACACCAGATTTTATAATGATCCTTGCATTTCAGTTCGCTGTGTATCAATGTTAATATCCATATTAACTTTTCTAATATATTCATTTCATCATACAAAAATCATGCCAGTGGTGTTGTATTAGATCAGTGCTTGTAGACACTAATCATCTTATAAACACCTCTCTATTTTAAAATGGCCACCAAAATTGTAACTATTTACATCTGGGATTTATTGAACTTCTTGATCTACCATCTGCTCTGCAGATCACTGCTGGCTCATCACCACCTTCACATTCCCTAAAGTTATTCTGTGTTGAGTATGCAGCCATTTTTGATTCTAAATAGATAATTATATATCTATGGAAACAATACTTGTGCATTTGTTTATTGTCACATAACGAATATGgctgtatatgtatgtatgcatgcagCCATTAGGAACCCTATATTTTGAAAACAGCTGTGACTGgaggcattttgttttcattttgtccaTCTGGACATCCCAGTCTTGGCCaaaggttacacacacacacacacacacaaatatatacaaacacacacagatttggtggggtctttattttctttcaaaattGTGTTACGACAGGCACAACAGCAGTCATCCACCTGGCCTGAATACTACTGCTTGCAAGGCTATATTTTTAGCATCTTGCCATCAAATAACTTCAATTATCTTCCACAAATGTTTGTACATTAATAGgctattttgttcattttgagcCTGTATAACTTGCCTAGGTAGCCAATCATGTCCTGTCCTCAGAAACATTCAGCAAAGGATCTTGTGTGAAGAATGGAAACTAAATATAATTAACCTGATGACAACCAGTGGTTGAATAATTATTACATTGGTGAAAGTACTAATACCACACTTTGAAAATACAATGAATGGCTGAGGGCAGTGACTGTATAGTCGTGACTTCACAACTATAGAGAAATCCTGACAACTCATTTGAAGGCACAGTTTATGAATATGTGCAGTGTGCAGTTCTCTTTGGATTGGGCATGTTGATACTTTTACAGTGTTTAAAAAGCACTTCTACCTgctaaagaaaagtaaaaaaaaaaacaaaaaaaaaccactctacaatatgggaccttgtcattatttgtcatttttgtgatCTCTACTGTACAGGcctcagatgaaaccaaaaaagTTGAGTGTGCCCATCATGCTGCTGATGAGCCCAGACATCAGCAGCATTACAGTCTGGACAGTTCAACATCATTGGAAAACGACAGTATGCTCCTCCCTCATGACCGCGTAGGCAGTGACTTCTCTTGGCTTCAGGCACAAAGTCAAGAGGACTCCACAGTCCAGAAAGCTGATGAGCTTGAAGATGAAGAGTCGTTCCTGTATGGGAGTGAAGACATtggtaaaaaacaaaccaataatTCATCTGCTACACTTTTTGCAGCATTCTCTCAGATTGGAGAACATGAGAAACCACAGGAAATGGATGGTCTTGTTCTTGGCAGTCAACAGCATCACCAGAACAAGTTCATAAACAGTAGCTTCAGGGATTTGATTGATCTGAAGCAACCCCATAAAATAAATTCCTCAAGCTTAACCTCTGCCAATCTGGACAGTAGTGAGTGTGAGAAGATCAAGAACATATTAAAAAGTCTGGGTACAGCAGACATTAGCGAGATAATGGTGAAGATGCAGGGGCAGGAGGCAAAGCAGCTCTCTGCAGCACTTCTCAGTTCAGACTCAACAGCAGCAAGCTTAGCATTGCCAGCACTGAGTGACCCAAAAGTTCGGCAATCTCTGGAGTCTCTACAGTCACTCATCAAAGGTGAGAATCCTGTAATGAATGAAAGATTTGACATGATAGTCCAGGTGTTTAATTAGATAGGGTTGGGGTTATTTTGGGGGCTGGCTGTCACCCCCTAAAGAGCAGCCCCTGTGGGAAGTTTTACCTATACTTTTACTATACTATAATTTAGTATATATGTAGATCACACCTagatctataaaaaaaaaaagtctactGGCACCATGTCCTAAACCCAACAGTTAGccagccattttgaatttagtgCTCATTTTTGGCAATAATGATTTGAACAATCTGCTCCTACAGCTTTAAGAATATACAAGaggagttaaagggatattccagtgtaagtttaatccatggtctaacacaccgtgacaccgagtaagacacCCCCccaagagatcaagtttgcagtcggctagcttacgtagttttagcaacctcagaaaatgCAGGAGAGTTGTGAGTTGGGCTTACTTTACAATAGAAATCTGGCTAAGATAGTGGaggtttgatgcctcgaactatgtgctggggccctatttgtactgttgctgaagtttggtgctgttatgagcattatttgtggctttttgatggcggtttcttgttgGAGCCATGTACTTcaatgtattgttatcgtgcggtcattttctgaggttgctaaaactacgtaagctagctgtctgcaaacttgatctctcgagggggggtcttaTGCGGTgccacggtgtgttagaccatggattaaatttacaccagaatatcccttttaAGCCTGAGTTTTTGTTGAGTTTGATGTTCTAGCCCAGATACATGTACATGGTCAAATCTGCACCAAACATGCGTTTGGTAAATATCCCAGCCTATCACTTATCAGTAGAATTTTccatttacaagaaaaaaaaaattggggtGGGCTCCAAATGGCTGACtcaacttaaagggatattccggtgtaaatttaatccatggtctaacacaccgtgaaactgtgttagactccctctcgagagataaagttagcagactgctaatttacttaatttaatataagttttatcaacctcagaaatgaccgcacaacaacaatacactgcagtaaatggatccaaatataaaccaccaccaaaaagccacaaataatcctcagaacagcaccaaacttcagcaacagtacaaatagggtctcagcacatagtccggggcatctaacctccgctagttGATGTGTTATCATACTTCTCTGGGTGTCTGCAAACTGCCACAATTAGTGATTATTATCCTCTCCTCAATTGTTATTTGCAAATGATTTGCCATGCACATCATCACGTCAATGTGAATGTCGAATGCCAATAGGCTTTTGCGTCGGTGTGTCACACGAAAATGCTCAGACACATAGTTAAAGTCTAGTTCATTTTAGTGTGTGATTGCTTCCCTGGCAGTCATTTAGAATTCCAATGTGACATGTCATttcagatgtttctctgtccaGTTGTCATAACTACGATTTTATGGCAGCccaacagagatggacagagtactcgaccccagtacttgagtaagagtacaaatactactcaatcacaaataaagcctcggttgctttttggcgagagtttcactttaaacaaagacaaaaaaaatgacattacaatgttttgtccaaacaaacactgaattcagcctttgatttatgtttaatatttgcaCTTTAAAGtaacaatattattaattaacCTTCATGCCAATTCAAAAGGAGGAAGTCCTCATCATGGTTGTTTGTCTGAATAGTGGGAGATGCTACCAGCAGTGCACAGAATCTACACGGTATCTCCTAGTGGTGTAGAGAGGAAATAAACTTGCATTTTCTAACAGTGTACCCAATAAGTTTGAAACTGCTTCCACCTGGCCTGCTGATTTAGTTGCTGTCTCTATCGTTAAGTGCTTTTGATGTAGAAACAGggttatgttgttgttctgtcttCTTAAGCAACCAAGGAGAAGCGGGCAAGAAGAGATGGTAGTTGCACATCTCAGACATCTTCTGATAAACGCAAGGTAAATATTCCCAAGCTGTATCATTGACTGTCCAACATATGAGTGGTTATAGTTCATATTCAAGAACAGCAAAACTCCTTAATTTTGAAATTGTGGTTTGTGTGTCCCAGGCAGCTGacaatgaggaaaaaaagagagagaaacaggctAGAATGATTCAAATGGAATCCCTGATGAAAGAACTAGAGGGATTGTTGAAACAGGATGgtaacaaagtttttttttctatttacaaCTCTGTGCTTCCTTCCTCCTTTATTGCCATCTACATGCTAAAATACTGCATATACTTCACCGCTATTCTTGTCATTTTGCAGGATTGTCTTTTATGACACCAGTAATTGGGTTTTACTGCCAGAAGTGTGAGGAATTCATTGGAGACTTGAATAGTGCTGAAAATCATGCTGCCATTCACTATCACAGGGGCTCTAGCAGTGTAAGTATCCATCTGATATACCTCTGTGTGGATGAGCCTGCtgatttttttactttgaacaGAAGAAACCAACGCTTAATGCATTGTGTTTATCCAGGTTTAATATATCATCAGTGAGCTACACTGTTGCACTAGGTAACATGTTACCTTAttgccatgaacacacacactagtTTGACCCCATCCCACATACACCTTAATGCTGCCTCAAATACTCACTAGTGAATCAAATGTAGATTAAACTTCTGTTAAATATAGTCCCCAACAACAACACTATTCTTTCCTGTTTGATTAGTGATTGATCATTGACCAAATCACTGTGGCATTTTAAGAATGTGTTTctagaaataataaaacattgtaTTTCATTGCTATTATTTATAGATTTATGTCTTCAGCATAATCCATTGGTGTGCATACAGAGTGGGAAAGTCAGGAATCGTAAAGAGACAGAATAATGCATTGTTGGTTTTGGGATTTATTTCTGTCCTTGTctcaatgaatgaatgatgttCAGATATTCATCAACCCCACATCTATTCTTCTACTGTCAGGATGAATACTTTTAAACAGGAAGCATTACATTTTAGCCTCATCCCTGTCATAGCCCTTAACAAGCACAATCTGTAGTCCACATGGCCTTTACTATGCCTGGCCTAAACTGCTACATCAGTCTTAGACCAGTCTTAAGAATGTATTGTATGCTTGTTGCACCAATAAAACATAAGCCTAGTCTTAACTACACTTGAAAAGGTTTGCAGTCCTTGTTGTAACAGTAAATGTACAGTGCAGATTAAGTCTGCCAGTGATTGCAGGCTGCAGCTTCTAAAGACCAAAGTAAATCTCCTGTGTATCGTTTTACAACTGCTGGAAAAGTAAAGACCCATTGTTTACAATCTCCCACTGTCCTGCTAATGTGGAGCTAATCATTTCTAATTTGCCACACATAATGGAGgatccagaaaaagaaaaggcatttTCAAAGACATtgagaaattaaataaataaataaataaatgaataacagAGCTGTTTAAAGCCATCATGAGAAAATGCTGACTGCCAAGCAGCACAACATAATAACAGACTCCCTTGAAAATCTGAATTTTGTGAGTTAGTGAGTGAGGAAAAATGTATCAAACTGAAGCACTGTCTGTGACTAAATGTCTGTGACTCTAATAATGTATCCCCTCTAGTAAATTTGGCAAATGTAAAACATTAGGTAATTGCTTTGTCTGTATAAAAACAGTTTGGAGTTTTACAGTAAACAACTGCATGACTACATCCATTATATGACTTGTTAACAGCTGAGTAGCTTTACAGATGAGAGCAAAACACAGCCTCAACTTGACCAGGCGTAATATTTCTGCCTTGTCTTAACAAGAGGAAGGCTTAAAgggaaactctcgccaaaaagcaatcgaggctttatttgggattgaatatgagtcaaagctttgtgtaaaagcataattacgacgaaagaggcacttttaagatttaccatagtttcgttttcaggaaggctcgacacaacatgaaactttgctcgtagtatcaccagggtctctacacatgaacacgagcattgagaacattgtttgtgtacacagagtttagctacaaaaaagaaggtttttggacaaatcacgttagcagtagcctGTCGGTcaccgagtgcgacctaacaggcaggagagtaatggtggaccgctgctcaagcctgcctgttatttcatgttgtgtcaagcttTCTTCGtgctttaaaaatagcaattttgatgctatcgtaaaagtgcccgtagcactccattgaaaattagcttgcccgaaaacgaaactacggtaaatcctaaaagtgcctctttcgtcgtaattatgctttcacactaaggtttgactcatattcaatcacaaataaagcctcggttgctttttggcgagagtttcactttaacatggTGCAACCAGCATAACAGTCAGGTAGGATTAGAATGCCAAGTTACCAACGACTGTGCTGGGGTGCAGCTGACCCTCAACTGTCATATTATGGGGTTTGTTGAAGTTGGCCATATATATATCTGGTGTCTTAATCTTCacacaaattgtttttttatttgtttttttaacaggaaGTGCAGATGGACCAGCATGCTGGAGATGGCAAGCTACACTTGCGCTCTTTTAGCAGTAGCAGTAACCAGCACCCACGTCCTTCAGACAGAAGAGATCCTAGGGACTACAATTACCACCGAGGCTCAGGAGACCACAAGAAGCACAGAGACTACCAACTAGACTCGAGAGATGAGCGAGATCACAAAAGCAAATGCACCATCGACAACATAAGTCACAGAGCTGGGCAGGAAACCATAACCTTAAAAGAAGAGATGAGAAAGGAGAGGATGCTCATAACTGTGTCCCGTGGACTGCCCCCCCCTCCAGATGTAAGGGTCAAGGAGGAGCTGCACAAGGAGCTGGAGGCCAATAGAAGCCATAGCAAAGTCAAAGTAGAAGATAAAGACACCAAGGGGAAATCTTCCAAGGACAGTAGAGAAAAAGGCAagggaaaaaatgaaagcagTGATAGTAGTGATGAtgacaaaggaaaaacacataaatcaaagtcagctaaaaaaaaaaagaagaaggagaaaaagaagaagagggataAGTCCTAATTAtagtgttgtgctgtttttaAGGGCCGTATCCACACTAGAGTATCTATGAGATGTTTGCAGCTTGCTGCTGCTCAGGTTTCAACAGTTGAAGGTGGGAGTTTTATCTGTACACACCAGGTACCATGCTGTTTTGCTTGTTAATGGTTTTTGTTGGTGTAATCAGAAGAAGCCCACGTGTTGCTGTCAACCATAGTCAAAAGCGAAGAGTTATAGAAAAGGTAGAGGTGAAAGTTTCCACTCTTGATAAAACTCCTTCCAGTGTTTGTGCCAACCAAAGTCAAACACACCCCAGCCTGATCTCCACTATAAGCAGATTGATTGAATTgtttaaaaattgcattttgtTAATTTGCTTCCAAGATATGTTTACACAACAAAGAATATGTGGATGTATGACATGTCTTAAGTACAACCTTAAATTCTTATTTAatcttttaattaaatgtttgaaaaaataaaaagcccaATTACTTTTTTCTACACATTAATCTCAGTTCCATTGCAACTATGTacatattttccattttgttaGAAAATGgaatgttattttttcttttcacttgtctgcatttttttttaatctgaaatatCCCCTGTGTGAGCTTCTAGATAAAAAGAAATTCCAGAAGTGTATTTACAGTataataaaaagtgtttttaaaaaagaaaatattattgTACTTGGGTGATCATGTGATCAGTCGAATCCATGCAGAAGTATATGATAATGTATCTCTTTGCAATGCATTGGTTATAATCAATTACAAAAGGTCGGAATTTTACTGGCAGGCAGAATGTTTGAAAGCTAGTTCTAGCTAGTCTACAATACATACATAATATGCATTTCTAATTGTAACTGCTGCCTGGATAAGGGTCACAGCTTTTACAGTGAGAATGGCTAATTTTATATACCTCACAGGAGCTGCAGTCAGAAGGTTGAGGGATGGCTGGTGAACAAACTGATGGTCACAGCCTCACCAACACACATCTGAACAATAGTCCACAGCAGACAGACCTGTCACAGTAGGAAAATCACATATTTCAATCAAAGTGAAAGACTTGTGCTATCAAGGCAGAAGATGTAAACAACTAGCTTGTCCTCCAGACAACAGATGAAAGCATACAAAAGTATTGGGAAAACCTTTTTGTTGCCGGTCGGGTCAACAGCTTCAGTACCAAGGAGCTCTACAATGGCTGTCGTTTGGTTTTTGCCAAGGTGAGCAGCTTTTCTTTTATAGCTTGGTTCCAAACACTGTGGCCCCTCAGACGTTAACGGTTGTTAACATTACTGGTAgagttttctttatttacatcTGCCAGTCTGGCTCTACTTGGTTTGACTTGCCGTGGCCAGCATTTGCATTACCACTGCAACTGGGCTACCTGCACGACGGTGTGTCTTTAATGATGTGCTAGTCCCAATCCCAACAGAACAGTCGAAGAATCACCATTAAGACAGTAGCTCCACTTATTCAGTTCCAAGCACATCATTTTTTCGTATAGATCAGCGCGGTATGAACTTTCCTCCATCACgcatttgacattttcatcgGTTTGATTTCCCTGTGACCTTTGTGTCAAGTGTCCTTGGTCAAGATTCTGAGGCCCAAATTGCTCCGGTTggcactttgcatggcagccaccaccataaGTGTATGAATTATTGTAAgtggctttggacaaaagcatctgataaatgcactaaaatgtaaataaggAACACAACaactttgaaaaatgtctttctctcaggtttcctgcacagacacaagTTGAGTATTGATATCAGATATGATATTGAA includes:
- the LOC115596078 gene encoding micronuclear linker histone polyprotein isoform X2, with product MYRPGNAAHRPTPFGQPPAQRPPLRFRGACDVPPPGLFPHVPFSTVSSESHFLLNRPPRGHFIRPHCSSFSTDHSTVIASEGRQQISPPAEPRQTQVPQWNPIPVKHHVPDNSDQAGEEFLRCIAANKPLPDYLKGNMAYNLADAFQSASFLKEAVKLDPEFRKHVIRSKSRSRSRSRGKSRGRSRAKSRARSKSRVRSRSRGRSKSHARCKSRARSKSRTHSVGRSQSRSKKSRLRSKSRVRRSKTRSSSGEKSHGKDKTRKRSPSYSYSSSNHLTGNSLLEGLKLVMNSKELEERLPTLKDAILTIQASDETKKVECAHHAADEPRHQQHYSLDSSTSLENDSMLLPHDRVGSDFSWLQAQSQEDSTVQKADELEDEESFLYGSEDIATKEKRARRDGSCTSQTSSDKRKAADNEEKKREKQARMIQMESLMKELEGLLKQDGLSFMTPVIGFYCQKCEEFIGDLNSAENHAAIHYHRGSSSEVQMDQHAGDGKLHLRSFSSSSNQHPRPSDRRDPRDYNYHRGSGDHKKHRDYQLDSRDERDHKSKCTIDNISHRAGQETITLKEEMRKERMLITVSRGLPPPPDVRVKEELHKELEANRSHSKVKVEDKDTKGKSSKDSREKGKGKNESSDSSDDDKGKTHKSKSAKKKKKKEKKKKRDKS
- the LOC115596078 gene encoding NK-tumor recognition protein isoform X1 is translated as MYRPGNAAHRPTPFGQPPAQRPPLRFRGACDVPPPGLFPHVPFSTVSSESHFLLNRPPRGHFIRPHCSSFSTDHSTVIASEGRQQISPPAEPRQTQVPQWNPIPVKHHVPDNSDQAGEEFLRCIAANKPLPDYLKGNMAYNLADAFQSASFLKEAVKLDPEFRKHVIRSKSRSRSRSRGKSRGRSRAKSRARSKSRVRSRSRGRSKSHARCKSRARSKSRTHSVGRSQSRSKKSRLRSKSRVRRSKTRSSSGEKSHGKDKTRKRSPSYSYSSSNHLTGNSLLEGLKLVMNSKELEERLPTLKDAILTIQASDETKKVECAHHAADEPRHQQHYSLDSSTSLENDSMLLPHDRVGSDFSWLQAQSQEDSTVQKADELEDEESFLYGSEDIGKKQTNNSSATLFAAFSQIGEHEKPQEMDGLVLGSQQHHQNKFINSSFRDLIDLKQPHKINSSSLTSANLDSSECEKIKNILKSLGTADISEIMVKMQGQEAKQLSAALLSSDSTAASLALPALSDPKVRQSLESLQSLIKATKEKRARRDGSCTSQTSSDKRKAADNEEKKREKQARMIQMESLMKELEGLLKQDGLSFMTPVIGFYCQKCEEFIGDLNSAENHAAIHYHRGSSSEVQMDQHAGDGKLHLRSFSSSSNQHPRPSDRRDPRDYNYHRGSGDHKKHRDYQLDSRDERDHKSKCTIDNISHRAGQETITLKEEMRKERMLITVSRGLPPPPDVRVKEELHKELEANRSHSKVKVEDKDTKGKSSKDSREKGKGKNESSDSSDDDKGKTHKSKSAKKKKKKEKKKKRDKS